One stretch of Prunus persica cultivar Lovell chromosome G1, Prunus_persica_NCBIv2, whole genome shotgun sequence DNA includes these proteins:
- the LOC18787827 gene encoding uncharacterized protein At2g29880, with the protein MEESQRGNDKGKSKVSGGYKLWTLEESNELLQLMVDAANRGWRDSNGMLSKQTVEKKILPALNAKLGCERNHSQYLSRLKWFKQRYNIFSELMRHSSGFGWDPITKKFTASDEVWKDYIKFHPAHVNFQIDTFADYELLRIAIGNGTAVGRNSIALGDDTDARTLGVEESRRVGIDDLSYDYDNHAFIPNEVEAATFQDLSPKQPNSYVPTQGTNVELPLESNGQTKRNRTEYEGNTSSFETNTRADVLERVSLSIDSIATDFRGIHSLMEKKEKESGCWDAIMEIPNLDSQVRYKVVELLNTKAKKDMFWKMSPQERKDWIMYKLSE; encoded by the exons GGGGTTATAAATTGTGGACATTGGAAGAGAGCAATGAGTTGCTACAGCTCATGGTTGATGCCGCCAATCGTGGATGGCGTGATAGTAATGGAATGCTAAGTAAGCAAACAGTTGAGAAAAAGATACTTCCTGCTCTTAATGCAAAACTTGGATGTGAAAGGAATCATTCACAATACTTAAGCCGATTGAAATGGTTTAAGCAAcgatataatattttttctgAGCTTATGCGTCATAGCTCTGGGTTTGGGTGGGATCCAATCACAAAGAAGTTCACTGCTAGTGATGAAGTGTGGAAAGATTATATTAAG TTCCACCCGGCCCATGTCAACTTTCAGATAGACACTTTTGCTGACTATGAACTTCTGAGAATTGCAATTGGGAATGGAACTGCCGTTGGAAGAAACTCAATTGCATTGGGAGATGATACGGATGCAAGAACATTAGGAGTGGAAGAAAGTAGACGTGTGGGGATAGATGACTTGAGTTATGACTATgataatcatgcattcataccAAATGAAGTTGAAGCTGCAACATTCCAAGATCTATCACCCAAACAACCTAATTCATATGTTCCCACTCAAGGCACGAATGTGGAGCTTCCCTTGGAAAGCAATGGtcagacaaaaagaaatagaactGAGTATGAGGGGAACACTAGCTCTTTTGAGACCAACACTCGAGCCGATGTTCTAGAAAGAGTTTCTCTTAGCATTGATTCAATTGCCACAGATTTTCGGGGAATCCATAGCCTTatggaaaaaaaggaaaaagagagtgGTTGCTGGGATGCTATCATGGAAATCCCAAACTTAGATAGTCAGGTTCGTTACAAGGTTGTTGAGTTGCTTAATACTAAAGCAAAAAAAGATATGTTCTGGAAAATGTCACCTCAGGAGCGCAAAGATTGGATAATGTATAAGTTGTCAGAATGA